In Streptomyces sp. SN-593, a single genomic region encodes these proteins:
- a CDS encoding diiron oxygenase — translation MITDPREDGTATFGTVLFDAVDNPVIQRLALNWQKRATVKRDDPDLLGLFDPALPDYPDTIVPFADHPVYRALSPDRQGEILTWAMIALNRNTMFSEQRVVNPAFSLILQGEFPGLWGEALEISLMESMVDEQYHTLMHHIASGITRKRRGRPYKDSDLPLPYYSRVHMRLSADAPERWQRSLLTLSFATITELCIGGYLELIAKAPGIQPMNLALARLHRHDEVCHGSINGELVKVLYPQLNKEQQRFLLRALCDALDAYAANDYGTWQTVVDLVGVEGGEEMLKDVQGAGRKALLRDYSGLYRVFEDLEVLDRIEFDWSNVRVSGEVPYQ, via the coding sequence GTGATCACCGACCCCCGGGAAGACGGCACCGCGACCTTCGGCACCGTGCTCTTCGACGCCGTGGACAACCCGGTCATCCAGCGGCTGGCGCTGAACTGGCAGAAGCGGGCGACGGTCAAGCGCGACGATCCCGACCTGCTCGGCCTGTTCGATCCGGCTCTTCCGGACTACCCGGACACGATCGTGCCGTTCGCGGACCACCCCGTCTACCGCGCGCTGTCGCCCGACCGCCAGGGGGAGATCCTGACCTGGGCGATGATCGCGCTGAACCGGAACACGATGTTCTCCGAACAGCGCGTCGTGAACCCCGCCTTCAGCCTGATCCTCCAGGGCGAGTTCCCCGGTCTGTGGGGCGAGGCGCTGGAGATCTCGCTGATGGAGTCGATGGTGGACGAGCAGTACCACACGCTCATGCACCACATCGCGAGCGGGATCACCCGCAAGCGGCGCGGCCGGCCGTACAAGGACTCCGACCTGCCGCTGCCGTACTACTCGCGGGTTCACATGCGGCTCAGCGCCGACGCCCCGGAGCGCTGGCAGCGCAGCCTGCTCACGCTGTCCTTCGCCACCATCACGGAGCTGTGCATCGGCGGCTACCTGGAACTGATCGCCAAGGCACCGGGCATCCAGCCGATGAACCTCGCCCTGGCCCGTCTGCACCGGCACGACGAGGTCTGTCACGGGTCCATCAACGGCGAGCTGGTCAAGGTGCTCTACCCGCAACTCAACAAGGAGCAGCAGCGCTTCCTGCTGCGGGCGCTGTGCGACGCGCTCGACGCCTACGCGGCGAACGACTACGGCACGTGGCAGACGGTGGTGGACCTGGTCGGCGTCGAGGGCGGCGAGGAGATGCTCAAGGACGTCCAGGGCGCGGGCCGCAAGGCGCTGTTGCGCGACTACAGCGGCCTGTACCGGGTGTTCGAGGATCTGGAGGTGCTGGACCGGATCGAGTTCGACTGGTCGAACGTCAGGGTGTCCGGCGAGGTCCCGTACCAGTGA